The following are from one region of the Streptomyces rubrogriseus genome:
- a CDS encoding trypsin-like serine protease — protein MAAGGGGPAVSPMATPSWAVRIRGADGEIAGAGILLTPQWVLTCAHVVDRTADVMTAEFVGAAGHGVPAVPARLERDAYVPETLDADGDPSGDVALLRLERPRPVGETVRLHRLSAPNREVRMYGFPYEHNGGIWFRATAVGVCGRDGQVQLIPASPGELASPGCSGAGVADSDTGEVIGMVLSGQEDRHGNRFSFMSPVETIVRHLPRLDLVTTGPSAVDPQLRSTADDILPELLDRPFAQCLAAWLRDDGSQVKISVVRHGDAAREATLRRAITLADRELRTPVSVDRASLDPPGTVPSAGGHDLAVYAEGRTSAGIAERIAERLGLPHPEEAPLDRIRAARAVLNLVVVGVDEAVDPLGVLDLLDVLRADGSRLLLVLRTAGDCHRRARERLLTGPERARRARLVERLKEITGPLAEDLRERLAAVAPQGMRPLDSDLVAAHAALADLLRAAGAADQDGEGHGEAAPGPGPDLARYERLADRVGGRLTAGVAALDRLRDRRDELAGRLRSYQVMHQHSLRGEEDPAVDGLYLRAHTLLRARPCDVRAAEAAVDAYTRRVDGHTGATGPAARDGYGARDGYGARDGHGDGDGYGDGRGVRDEHGGEDGRGAGDGHGARDVHGAQDRHGRGDDGREARNGYGAQDGHEDGYGSGAAYGPRDGYAARDGDGPRDGYAARDGDGPRDGYGARDGDGARDGYGARDGYGGGDAS, from the coding sequence ATGGCTGCTGGCGGGGGAGGCCCGGCCGTCTCGCCGATGGCGACGCCGAGCTGGGCGGTGCGGATCCGGGGAGCGGACGGGGAGATCGCGGGAGCCGGCATTCTGCTGACTCCGCAATGGGTGCTCACCTGTGCCCACGTGGTGGACCGGACGGCGGACGTGATGACCGCGGAGTTCGTCGGCGCGGCCGGCCACGGTGTGCCCGCGGTCCCCGCCAGGCTGGAGCGGGACGCCTACGTGCCGGAGACGCTGGACGCCGACGGCGACCCCAGCGGCGACGTGGCGCTGCTGCGGCTGGAGCGGCCCCGCCCCGTCGGGGAAACGGTTCGGCTGCACCGGCTGTCCGCACCCAACCGTGAGGTGCGGATGTACGGCTTCCCGTACGAGCACAACGGCGGCATCTGGTTCCGCGCCACCGCCGTCGGGGTCTGCGGACGCGACGGGCAGGTGCAGCTGATCCCGGCCAGCCCCGGTGAGTTGGCCAGCCCGGGGTGCAGTGGTGCGGGCGTCGCCGACAGCGACACCGGCGAGGTCATCGGCATGGTGCTCAGCGGCCAGGAGGACCGGCACGGCAACCGGTTCTCCTTCATGAGTCCCGTCGAGACCATCGTGCGCCACCTGCCCCGGCTCGACCTCGTCACCACGGGTCCCAGCGCCGTCGACCCCCAACTGCGGTCCACCGCCGACGACATACTGCCGGAGCTGCTCGACCGGCCGTTCGCCCAGTGCCTCGCCGCCTGGCTGCGCGACGACGGCAGCCAGGTGAAGATCAGCGTCGTCCGGCACGGCGACGCGGCGCGCGAGGCCACCCTGCGCCGCGCCATCACCCTCGCCGACCGGGAGTTGCGCACACCGGTCTCCGTCGACCGGGCCTCCCTCGACCCGCCGGGCACCGTCCCGTCGGCCGGCGGTCACGACCTCGCCGTCTACGCGGAGGGGCGGACCTCGGCCGGTATCGCCGAGCGGATCGCCGAACGCCTGGGGCTGCCGCACCCGGAGGAAGCCCCGCTGGATCGCATCCGCGCCGCGAGGGCCGTCCTCAACCTGGTCGTCGTCGGAGTCGACGAGGCGGTCGATCCGCTCGGCGTGCTCGACCTGCTGGACGTGCTGCGTGCCGACGGCAGCCGTCTGCTGCTCGTCCTGCGCACGGCCGGGGACTGCCACCGCCGTGCCCGCGAGCGACTGCTCACCGGGCCCGAGCGGGCGCGGCGCGCCCGGCTCGTCGAGCGGCTGAAGGAGATCACCGGTCCGCTCGCCGAGGACCTGCGCGAACGCCTCGCCGCCGTGGCGCCCCAGGGCATGCGCCCCCTCGACTCCGACCTGGTGGCCGCACACGCCGCCCTCGCCGACCTGCTCCGCGCGGCGGGCGCCGCGGACCAGGACGGGGAAGGTCACGGGGAAGCGGCCCCTGGGCCCGGCCCGGACCTCGCGCGGTACGAGCGGCTGGCCGACCGGGTCGGGGGCCGGCTGACGGCGGGTGTCGCGGCACTCGACCGGCTCCGCGACCGGCGCGACGAACTCGCCGGGCGCCTGCGGAGCTACCAGGTCATGCACCAGCACTCCCTGCGGGGCGAGGAGGACCCGGCGGTGGACGGCCTCTACCTCCGGGCCCACACGCTGCTCCGGGCAAGGCCCTGCGACGTGCGCGCGGCGGAAGCGGCGGTGGACGCCTACACCCGGCGCGTCGACGGCCACACCGGAGCCACCGGACCGGCCGCCCGGGACGGGTACGGCGCCCGGGACGGGTATGGCGCCCGGGACGGTCACGGGGACGGGGACGGGTACGGGGACGGCCGCGGAGTCCGGGACGAGCACGGCGGAGAGGACGGCCGCGGAGCCGGAGACGGGCACGGCGCCCGGGACGTCCACGGTGCCCAGGACAGGCACGGCCGAGGAGACGACGGCCGCGAAGCCCGGAACGGGTACGGCGCCCAGGACGGTCACGAGGACGGATACGGGTCCGGGGCCGCCTACGGCCCCCGGGACGGGTACGCCGCCCGGGACGGCGACGGCCCCCGGGACGGGTACGCCGCCCGGGACGGCGACGGCCCCCGGGACGGCTACGGCGCCAGGGACGGCGACGGCGCCCGGGACGGCTACGGCGCCCGGGACGGGTACGGCGGAGGGGATGCGTCATGA
- a CDS encoding barstar family protein, whose protein sequence is MTEDSAGRLVVTLDLGGVTDRAGLMDRCARDLALPDRFGRNWDSLADSLADPSVWPEGAADRGLVLVVEGWRAYAEARPDEWAVAEEVFAEATDRGPGLFVTLGPGGSSREAADQPG, encoded by the coding sequence ATGACCGAGGACTCCGCGGGACGGCTCGTGGTCACGCTGGACCTCGGCGGGGTCACGGACAGGGCGGGCCTGATGGACCGCTGCGCCCGTGACCTGGCGCTGCCCGACCGGTTCGGCCGGAACTGGGACTCCCTCGCCGACTCCCTCGCCGACCCCTCCGTGTGGCCCGAGGGCGCCGCCGACCGGGGCCTGGTCCTCGTCGTGGAGGGCTGGCGGGCGTACGCCGAGGCGCGGCCGGACGAGTGGGCCGTCGCCGAGGAGGTCTTCGCCGAGGCCACCGACCGCGGCCCGGGGCTGTTCGTCACCCTCGGCCCTGGAGGATCCTCCAGGGAGGCCGCTGACCAGCCTGGATGA
- the rpe gene encoding ribulose-phosphate 3-epimerase: protein MAAQINPSILSADFARLADEAKAVEGADWLHVDVMDNHFVPNLTLGVPVVESLARATDTPLDCHLMIEAPDRWAPQYVEAGAGSVTFHAEAAAAPVRLAREIRAKGARASMALKPATPIEPYEDLLPELDMLLIMTVEPGFGGQAFLDIMLPKIRRTRELIKKHGLELWLQVDGGVSAATIERCADAGADVFVAGSAVYGASDPAEAVRALRTQADAATVKASWSCDH from the coding sequence ATGGCCGCGCAGATCAACCCCAGCATCCTGTCCGCCGACTTCGCCCGCCTCGCGGACGAGGCCAAGGCGGTCGAGGGAGCCGACTGGCTCCACGTCGACGTCATGGACAACCACTTCGTCCCGAACCTCACGCTCGGCGTGCCGGTGGTCGAGTCCCTGGCCCGCGCGACCGACACCCCGCTCGACTGCCACCTGATGATCGAGGCCCCCGACCGCTGGGCGCCGCAGTACGTGGAGGCGGGCGCCGGTTCCGTCACCTTCCACGCCGAGGCGGCCGCCGCGCCGGTGCGGCTGGCCCGGGAGATCCGGGCCAAGGGCGCCCGCGCCTCCATGGCGCTCAAGCCCGCGACGCCGATCGAGCCGTACGAGGACCTGCTGCCCGAACTCGACATGCTGCTGATCATGACGGTTGAACCCGGCTTCGGCGGGCAGGCGTTCCTCGACATCATGCTTCCCAAGATCCGCCGCACCCGTGAGCTGATCAAGAAGCACGGTCTGGAGCTGTGGCTCCAGGTCGACGGCGGTGTCTCGGCGGCCACGATCGAGCGGTGCGCCGACGCGGGCGCCGACGTCTTCGTCGCGGGGTCCGCGGTGTACGGGGCGTCCGACCCGGCCGAGGCGGTACGTGCACTGCGCACGCAGGCCGACGCGGCGACGGTCAAGGCATCCTGGTCCTGCGACCACTGA
- a CDS encoding ABC transporter substrate-binding protein, with protein MSRPGARTLGILCVCLVLLGAGVYAGVRWARDWQGSVTLLANWSGTEREQFEEHVIEPFEEKYRIDVVYQGSSALSQVLAADMAAGNPPDVAVLPGPGELLAYAVDGRLHPLDGLFDAGDYDRFWAPEVTVPGQGAHTYWLPVKTGLKSMVWYAGPAPTAGTAGPPARWCAGLESGATSGWPGTDWVEDILLQQAGPRVYEEWANGRLPWTDDAVRRAWTTWADLVGAGDRARVEQVLTTAFDADCAPGSLEHQGSFRAGHWRQEGGDHVHSSEVVPGAGADAGAWEVSGDLAAVLNPTPEAERLIRYLAEPDTALPEYTANRSAAADDDQDATEREIGAILREPGRTRCWDASDAMPRTTRDAFHQAVLRTFADPTALDTRLEELDRLRTPQNLPVCGTG; from the coding sequence ATGAGCCGCCCGGGCGCCCGCACCCTGGGCATCCTCTGCGTCTGTCTGGTCCTGCTGGGCGCCGGGGTGTACGCCGGGGTGCGCTGGGCGCGCGACTGGCAGGGCTCGGTCACCCTGCTCGCCAACTGGAGCGGCACGGAGCGCGAGCAGTTCGAGGAGCACGTCATCGAGCCGTTCGAGGAGAAGTACCGGATCGACGTCGTCTACCAGGGCAGCTCCGCGCTCAGCCAGGTGCTGGCCGCCGACATGGCGGCCGGCAACCCGCCCGACGTGGCGGTGCTGCCCGGCCCCGGCGAACTGCTCGCCTACGCCGTCGACGGCCGGCTCCACCCGCTGGACGGCCTCTTCGACGCCGGGGACTACGACCGGTTCTGGGCTCCCGAGGTCACCGTGCCGGGGCAGGGCGCCCACACGTACTGGCTGCCCGTGAAGACCGGCCTCAAGAGCATGGTGTGGTACGCCGGACCGGCACCGACGGCCGGGACGGCCGGCCCTCCCGCACGGTGGTGCGCCGGCCTGGAGTCCGGCGCGACGTCCGGCTGGCCGGGCACGGACTGGGTGGAGGACATCCTGCTCCAGCAGGCCGGTCCACGGGTGTACGAGGAGTGGGCCAACGGCAGGCTGCCGTGGACCGACGACGCCGTGCGCAGGGCCTGGACGACCTGGGCCGACCTGGTGGGCGCGGGCGACCGAGCCCGCGTCGAGCAGGTGCTGACCACCGCCTTCGACGCCGACTGCGCGCCGGGCAGCCTGGAACACCAGGGTTCCTTCCGCGCCGGGCACTGGCGGCAGGAGGGCGGCGACCACGTCCACTCCTCCGAGGTCGTGCCCGGCGCCGGAGCGGACGCCGGCGCCTGGGAGGTCTCCGGTGACCTCGCGGCCGTACTGAACCCGACCCCGGAGGCCGAGCGGCTGATCCGCTACCTCGCCGAGCCGGACACCGCGCTGCCGGAGTACACGGCGAACAGGTCGGCCGCGGCCGACGACGACCAGGACGCCACCGAGCGGGAGATCGGGGCCATCCTGCGCGAACCCGGCCGAACCCGCTGCTGGGACGCCTCCGACGCGATGCCCCGCACCACCCGCGACGCCTTCCACCAGGCAGTACTCCGCACCTTCGCCGACCCGACTGCCCTGGACACCCGCCTCGAGGAACTGGACCGTCTGCGCACACCCCAGAACCTCCCGGTCTGCGGCACGGGCTGA
- a CDS encoding sugar-binding transcriptional regulator has product MNSSEEIAVSGMSAGRSAMRMGPAELVQAAAMARRFYLEGKSKIQIAEEFGVSRFKVARVLETALERDLVRIEIRVPAELDAERSDALRARYGLRHAVVVESPADAEETPDPENLGEVAADLLGELVNEGDVLGLAWGRSTIHMAAALDRLPPCTVVQLTGVYDAGTAERGSVEAVRRAAQVSGGDAHPIYAPMLLPDAATAQALRHQTGIARAFEYFDKVTVACVSIGSWEPGISTVHDMLSDEERAHYASLGVAAEMSAHLFDAEGRRVGRDLGERCITVKADQLRRIPEVVAIAGGQRKAAAIDAVLRSGLVTSLVTDTSAADYLMTAGSAPKSTLNRTDPDGI; this is encoded by the coding sequence GTGAACAGCAGTGAGGAGATCGCCGTGTCGGGTATGTCGGCGGGCCGTTCAGCCATGCGGATGGGACCCGCTGAGCTGGTCCAGGCGGCGGCCATGGCCCGCCGCTTCTACCTCGAGGGCAAGTCCAAGATCCAGATCGCGGAGGAGTTCGGCGTCAGCCGCTTCAAGGTGGCCAGGGTTCTCGAGACCGCCCTCGAGCGGGACCTTGTACGCATCGAGATCCGGGTGCCGGCCGAGCTGGACGCCGAGCGCTCGGACGCGCTGCGCGCCCGTTACGGGCTGCGGCACGCCGTCGTGGTGGAGTCCCCGGCCGACGCCGAGGAGACACCCGACCCGGAGAACCTGGGGGAGGTGGCCGCCGACCTGCTCGGCGAGCTGGTCAACGAGGGCGACGTGCTGGGCCTGGCCTGGGGCCGGTCCACCATCCACATGGCGGCGGCGCTCGACCGGCTGCCGCCGTGCACCGTGGTGCAGCTGACGGGCGTGTACGACGCCGGGACCGCCGAGCGCGGCTCGGTGGAGGCCGTGCGCCGCGCCGCCCAGGTGTCGGGCGGCGACGCGCACCCCATCTACGCGCCGATGCTGCTGCCCGACGCGGCCACCGCGCAGGCGCTGCGGCACCAGACCGGGATCGCCCGGGCCTTCGAGTACTTCGACAAGGTCACGGTCGCCTGCGTCTCCATCGGCTCCTGGGAGCCCGGCATCTCGACCGTGCACGACATGCTCAGCGACGAGGAGCGCGCGCACTACGCGTCGCTCGGGGTCGCCGCCGAGATGTCCGCGCACCTCTTCGACGCCGAAGGGCGCCGGGTCGGGCGGGACCTGGGGGAGCGGTGCATCACCGTCAAGGCCGACCAGCTCCGGCGTATCCCCGAGGTCGTCGCGATCGCGGGCGGGCAGCGCAAGGCGGCGGCCATCGACGCGGTGCTGCGCTCCGGTCTCGTCACCAGCCTGGTCACGGACACGTCGGCCGCGGACTACCTGATGACGGCCGGCTCGGCACCGAAGTCGACGCTCAACCGGACCGACCCCGACGGAATCTGA
- a CDS encoding VWA domain-containing protein translates to METGTPRTGEAAGQVAAGLEISQWKYLPGEAGDAQMHAILSVRVDGTGGDGHPGGPVLAQVLVMDCSSSMTWPVEKLHAAQRAAVAAIRKLPDGTPFAVVRGNEQATVVYPDTPRMARASARTRSRAERAVRETVAGGGTCIGAWLDLSRRLLTEQDAPIGHVLLLTDGKNQHDEQMPLARVLEECAGRFVCDAWGIGDGWDGRELLRITSRLHGSASSVREEEALPGEYEALMNRLLTKTVPELVVSVTTMPGCTVRYLKQVFPTEVELTAEDGTGRFVTRAWGDETRRYQLCLAADPTGRPRGEDLQLAVVAVDVPGGREVRLPPPRPCLVHWTDDPALSRHTDAQVEHFEQHQRLGEAVAAATDAHRRGQRDLAEQQLGRAVRLAHAMGADEQLTRLARLVRIEDAPSGRVALRPEVTAVDFQHLITASSHSTYGPASGTGVGTGSGAAGGAPGRGATVTCPACSRKAPAAARFCPACGHRFGARP, encoded by the coding sequence GTGGAGACAGGAACGCCCCGGACGGGCGAGGCGGCCGGACAGGTGGCCGCCGGACTGGAGATCAGCCAGTGGAAGTACCTGCCCGGCGAGGCGGGCGACGCGCAGATGCACGCCATCCTCAGCGTGCGCGTGGACGGCACCGGGGGCGACGGGCACCCGGGCGGCCCGGTACTCGCGCAGGTGCTGGTCATGGACTGCTCCAGCTCGATGACCTGGCCGGTGGAGAAGCTGCACGCGGCACAGCGGGCGGCCGTCGCGGCGATCCGCAAGCTCCCCGACGGCACCCCGTTCGCGGTGGTCCGGGGCAACGAACAGGCGACCGTGGTGTACCCGGACACCCCGCGCATGGCCCGCGCCTCCGCCCGCACCCGGTCGCGGGCGGAGCGCGCCGTGCGCGAGACGGTCGCGGGCGGCGGCACCTGCATCGGCGCCTGGCTGGACCTGAGCCGCCGGCTGCTGACGGAGCAGGACGCCCCCATCGGGCACGTCCTGCTGCTCACCGACGGCAAGAACCAGCACGACGAGCAGATGCCGCTCGCCCGGGTGCTGGAGGAGTGCGCGGGCCGGTTCGTCTGCGACGCCTGGGGTATCGGCGACGGCTGGGACGGCCGGGAACTGCTGCGGATCACCAGCCGACTGCACGGCAGTGCCTCGTCCGTGCGCGAGGAGGAGGCGCTGCCCGGTGAGTACGAGGCGCTGATGAACCGCCTGCTCACCAAGACCGTCCCCGAACTGGTCGTCTCCGTGACCACCATGCCCGGGTGCACCGTGCGCTACCTCAAACAGGTCTTCCCCACCGAGGTGGAGCTGACCGCCGAGGACGGCACCGGCCGGTTCGTCACCCGGGCCTGGGGCGACGAGACGCGCCGCTACCAGCTGTGCCTGGCCGCCGACCCGACCGGCCGCCCGCGGGGGGAGGACCTCCAGCTCGCCGTGGTCGCCGTCGACGTGCCCGGCGGCCGCGAGGTCCGGCTGCCGCCGCCGCGGCCCTGCCTGGTGCACTGGACCGACGATCCGGCCCTGTCCCGGCACACCGACGCCCAGGTCGAGCACTTCGAGCAGCACCAGCGGCTCGGCGAGGCCGTCGCCGCCGCCACCGACGCCCACCGCCGGGGACAGCGGGACCTGGCCGAACAGCAGCTCGGCCGGGCCGTGCGGCTCGCCCACGCCATGGGCGCCGACGAGCAGCTGACCCGGCTGGCCCGGCTGGTGCGGATCGAGGACGCGCCGTCCGGCCGGGTCGCCCTGCGCCCCGAGGTCACGGCCGTCGACTTCCAGCACCTGATCACCGCGAGCAGCCACAGCACCTACGGCCCGGCGTCCGGCACCGGCGTCGGGACCGGCTCCGGTGCGGCAGGCGGCGCGCCGGGCCGCGGGGCCACCGTGACCTGCCCGGCCTGCTCGCGGAAGGCGCCGGCGGCCGCCCGGTTCTGCCCGGCCTGCGGCCACCGCTTCGGGGCGCGGCCGTGA
- a CDS encoding tetratricopeptide repeat protein — protein sequence MLGYLAVGGHGWVYLAEDTRVPGLHVVLKGLINTGDAVARRAAVEERRSLTTLHHRDIVRIVTHVQHQVPGDAEPTGYIVMEYVGGRSLSWIRFAPEEELARLFGTGGFEFGHVITYGCKILGALEYLHDRGLLYCDMKPENVIHYGREIKVIDLGAIRRIDDRSSGLVHTHGYAPPKSERDRRGLDVDSDLYTVGRTLKVLAERAARPAGLAARSFEALIRRATHPEPAARFRSAAEMSRQLWEVLREDQALGGRDPYPERSTRFEPTAAVFGAALGTVPALQWWTRRPGTGTPELPAGAPEPRAAARALPVPLPDASDPAAVLLGGLAADTPDRIAERSEGDPALRTVETALWLCRAYLEAGDAARAEEWVARAKGWSGDYDWRIFWHRGLIHLTRGAVDKAEDEFAATYAALPGEAAPKLALGFCAEYLAERPRESAEEGGGPADAQAAARTRVRRAQAEEFYEAVLRRDPTQGSAAFGLARVRLRRAGRRPAVDVLDGVPTTSRHYDAARVAAVRILTGRLPDRPAPLAAELREAAERLAGLHLDGSGSWDRLVTELREHALACRPPGGWGSGFPAGELCGPQDTEEALRRLLSASLRRLADQAGGVDERGDLLDTAYAVLPAPAGLRELVRGWRRTA from the coding sequence GTGCTCGGCTACCTCGCCGTCGGCGGCCACGGCTGGGTCTACCTCGCCGAGGACACCCGGGTGCCCGGCCTGCACGTCGTCCTCAAGGGTCTGATCAACACCGGCGACGCCGTGGCCCGCCGGGCGGCCGTCGAGGAGCGCCGCTCGCTCACCACGCTGCACCACCGCGACATCGTCCGCATCGTCACCCACGTCCAGCACCAGGTGCCCGGCGACGCCGAACCGACCGGCTACATCGTGATGGAGTACGTCGGCGGCCGGTCCCTGTCCTGGATCCGCTTCGCCCCCGAGGAGGAGCTGGCGCGGCTGTTCGGCACCGGCGGCTTCGAGTTCGGGCACGTCATCACCTACGGCTGCAAGATCCTCGGCGCCCTGGAGTACCTGCACGACCGGGGGCTGCTCTACTGCGACATGAAGCCCGAGAACGTCATCCACTACGGCCGGGAGATCAAGGTCATCGACCTGGGCGCCATCCGCCGGATCGACGACCGCTCCTCCGGGCTCGTCCACACCCACGGATACGCCCCGCCGAAGAGCGAACGCGACCGGCGCGGACTCGACGTCGACAGCGACCTGTACACCGTCGGCCGGACCCTCAAGGTGCTCGCCGAACGCGCCGCCCGGCCCGCCGGACTGGCCGCCCGCTCCTTCGAGGCGCTGATCCGCCGCGCCACCCACCCCGAGCCCGCCGCCCGGTTCCGTTCCGCGGCCGAGATGTCCCGCCAGCTGTGGGAGGTGCTGCGCGAGGACCAGGCCCTCGGCGGGCGCGACCCGTATCCCGAGCGCTCCACCCGCTTCGAGCCCACCGCGGCGGTCTTCGGCGCCGCCCTCGGCACCGTCCCGGCACTCCAGTGGTGGACGCGACGCCCCGGAACCGGGACACCCGAGCTGCCGGCCGGGGCTCCCGAACCCCGGGCGGCGGCCCGGGCCCTGCCGGTCCCGCTCCCCGACGCCTCGGACCCGGCGGCCGTACTGCTCGGCGGGCTCGCCGCGGACACCCCCGACCGCATCGCCGAACGGTCGGAGGGCGATCCGGCGCTGCGGACCGTGGAGACGGCGCTGTGGCTGTGCCGCGCCTACCTGGAGGCCGGGGACGCCGCGCGGGCCGAGGAGTGGGTGGCCCGCGCCAAGGGGTGGAGCGGCGACTACGACTGGCGGATCTTCTGGCACCGGGGACTGATCCACCTCACGCGCGGCGCGGTGGACAAGGCGGAGGACGAGTTCGCCGCCACCTACGCGGCCCTGCCCGGCGAGGCGGCGCCCAAGCTGGCGCTCGGCTTCTGCGCCGAGTACCTCGCGGAGCGGCCCCGCGAGTCCGCCGAGGAGGGAGGCGGACCGGCCGACGCACAGGCGGCCGCACGGACGCGGGTCCGTCGGGCGCAGGCCGAGGAGTTCTACGAGGCCGTCCTGCGCCGCGACCCCACCCAGGGCAGCGCCGCCTTCGGACTGGCCCGGGTCCGGCTGCGCCGAGCCGGACGCCGCCCGGCCGTCGACGTCCTGGACGGCGTGCCGACCACCTCCCGGCACTACGACGCCGCCCGCGTCGCGGCGGTGCGGATCCTGACCGGCAGGCTGCCGGACCGGCCCGCCCCGCTCGCCGCCGAACTGCGCGAGGCCGCCGAACGGCTGGCGGGGCTGCACCTGGACGGCAGCGGGTCCTGGGACCGGCTGGTGACCGAACTGCGCGAGCACGCGCTCGCCTGCCGCCCGCCCGGCGGCTGGGGCAGCGGCTTCCCCGCCGGCGAGCTGTGCGGCCCGCAGGACACCGAGGAGGCGCTGCGCCGGCTGCTGTCCGCGTCGCTCAGGCGCCTCGCCGACCAGGCGGGCGGCGTCGACGAGCGCGGCGACCTGCTGGACACCGCGTACGCGGTGCTCCCGGCACCGGCCGGGCTGCGCGAGCTGGTGCGGGGGTGGCGGCGTACGGCGTGA
- a CDS encoding GuaB1 family IMP dehydrogenase-related protein codes for MRFLNDIQPSYDLTYDDVFMVPSRSAVGSRQGVDLGSPDGTGTTIPLVVANMTAIAGRRMAETVARRGGLVVIPQDIPIEVVTDVVSWVKSRHHVLDTPIVLAPHQTVADALALLPKRAHNAGVVVDEDGKPVGVVTDTDLNGVDRFTQLEEVMSKDLILIDADLDPREAFNTLDAANRRYAPAVDKDGRLAGILTRKGALRATLYTPAVDAKGRLRIAAAVGINGDVAGKAKQLLDAGVDTLVIDTAHGHQESMISAVKVVRDLDPRVPIVAGNIVSAQGVRDLIEAGADIVKVGVGPGAMCTTRMMTGVGRPQFSAVLECAAEAKKYGKHVWADGGVRHPRDVAMALAAGASNVMVGSWFAGTYESPGDLQHDANGRAYKESFGMASARAVRNRTSEESAYDRARKALFEEGISTSRMFLDPARPGVEDLIDAIIAGVRSSCTYAGAGSLEEFAEKAVVGIQSAAGYAEGKPLHASWS; via the coding sequence GTGCGTTTCCTCAATGACATCCAGCCCTCGTACGACCTGACGTACGACGACGTGTTCATGGTGCCGAGCCGCTCCGCCGTCGGCTCCCGGCAGGGCGTGGACCTCGGCTCCCCGGACGGCACGGGCACCACGATCCCGCTGGTCGTCGCCAACATGACCGCCATCGCGGGCCGCCGGATGGCCGAGACGGTGGCCCGGCGCGGCGGCCTCGTGGTCATCCCGCAGGACATCCCGATCGAGGTCGTCACCGACGTCGTCTCCTGGGTGAAGAGCCGCCACCACGTCCTGGACACCCCGATCGTGCTGGCCCCGCACCAGACCGTCGCCGACGCGCTGGCCCTGCTGCCCAAGCGCGCGCACAACGCGGGCGTCGTCGTGGACGAGGACGGCAAGCCGGTCGGCGTGGTCACCGACACCGACCTGAACGGGGTGGACCGCTTCACCCAGCTCGAGGAGGTCATGTCCAAGGACCTGATCCTCATCGACGCCGACCTGGACCCGCGCGAGGCCTTCAACACCCTCGACGCGGCCAACCGGCGCTACGCCCCAGCCGTGGACAAGGACGGCCGTCTCGCCGGCATCCTCACCCGCAAGGGCGCCCTGCGCGCCACCCTGTACACCCCGGCCGTCGACGCGAAGGGCAGGCTCCGCATCGCCGCCGCCGTCGGTATCAACGGCGACGTCGCGGGCAAGGCCAAGCAGCTGCTCGACGCGGGCGTGGACACCCTCGTCATCGACACCGCGCACGGCCACCAGGAGTCGATGATCAGCGCCGTCAAGGTGGTGCGCGACCTGGACCCGCGGGTTCCGATCGTCGCGGGCAACATCGTCTCCGCCCAGGGCGTGCGCGACCTGATCGAGGCGGGCGCCGACATCGTCAAGGTCGGCGTCGGCCCCGGCGCCATGTGCACCACCCGCATGATGACCGGCGTGGGCCGGCCGCAGTTCTCCGCCGTCCTGGAGTGCGCCGCCGAGGCGAAGAAGTACGGCAAGCACGTCTGGGCAGACGGCGGTGTCCGCCACCCGCGCGACGTGGCGATGGCCCTCGCGGCCGGCGCGTCCAACGTGATGGTCGGCTCCTGGTTCGCCGGGACCTACGAGTCCCCGGGCGACCTCCAGCACGACGCCAACGGCCGCGCCTACAAGGAGTCCTTCGGGATGGCCTCCGCGCGCGCGGTGCGCAACCGCACCTCGGAGGAGTCGGCGTACGACCGGGCCCGCAAGGCGCTGTTCGAGGAGGGCATCTCCACCTCGCGGATGTTCCTGGACCCGGCCCGGCCCGGCGTCGAGGACCTGATCGACGCGATCATCGCGGGCGTCCGCTCGTCCTGCACCTACGCCGGTGCCGGCTCCCTGGAGGAGTTCGCCGAGAAGGCCGTCGTCGGCATCCAGAGCGCCGCCGGTTACGCCGAGGGCAAGCCGCTGCACGCCAGCTGGAGCTGA